From the Apus apus isolate bApuApu2 chromosome 4, bApuApu2.pri.cur, whole genome shotgun sequence genome, one window contains:
- the LOC127383969 gene encoding cytochrome P450 4V2 — translation MELLQGSTGAPQLLNLGAGVVALLLTVVAMRSLPSLMDYWRLWRVMKPIPGVSPCYPVLGNAPLFEKEGEGFFKQLQVYVEEFRSWPLFKLWIGPLPVLVLYHPDSVEVILNSSKHIEKSYLYKFLHPWLGTGLLTSTGDKWRSRRKMITPTFHFSILTDFLEVMNEQGGILLEKLEKHVDKEPFDIFLDITLCALDIICETAMGKNVGAQENKDSEYVRAIYRMGDLIQRRQMSPWLWPDPVFRLFKEGREHERSLKILHDFTDTVIAEKAAELEKNKQTKCDTDSNCEESDSKKRKAFLDMLLCATDDEGKKMSYRDIREEVDTFMFEGHDTTAAAMNWVLYLLGHNPEAQKKVHIELDEVFGNSERPVTMDDLKKLRYLECVVKEALRLFPSVPMFARTLREDCFIDGYQVPKGTNVLVITYALHRDPEIFPDPEEFRPERFFPENCKGRHPYAYVPFSAGPRNCIGQRFAQIEEKTLLALILRRFWVDSCHTREELHIAGELILRPNTGIWVKLKRRQNTESE, via the exons ATGGAGCTCCTACAGGGATCCACCGGGGCACCGCAGCTGCTGAATTTGGGGGCTGGGGTTGTCGCTCTGTTGTTGACAGTTGTGGCCATGCGATCCCTGCCTTCCCTGATGGATTACTGGAGGCTATGGAGGGTGATGAAGCCGATTCCAGGTGTCAGCCCCTGCTATCCTGTGCTGGGAAATGCTCCACTCTTcgagaaggaaggagaag gtttttttaaacaactacAAGTTTATGTTGAAGAGTTCAGGAGCTGGCCATTGTTCAAACTCTGGATAGGACCATTGCCTGTCCTGGTTTTGTATCACCCTGACAGTGTGGAG gtTATTCTGAACAGTTCAAAACATATAGAAAAATCATACCTGTACAAATTCCTGCATCCGTGGCTGGGTACTGGGCTTCTGACAAG CACTGGAGACAAGTGGCGATCACGGAGAAAGATGATAACTCCCACGTTCCACTTCTCAATCTTAACTGACTTTTTAGAGGTTATGAATGAACAAGGAGGTATTTTGTTAGAGAAACTTGAGAAGCATGTTGACAAGGAACCATTTGATATCTTCCTGGACATCACTCTGTGTGCCCTTGATATAATCTGTG AAACAGCGATGGGCAAGAATGTGGGTGCTCAGGAAAATAAGGATTCTGAGTATGTTCGTGCTATCTACAG GATGGGTGATCTAATCCAACGGCGACAGATGAGCCCTTGGCTTTGGCCTGATCCTGTATTTAGGCTGttcaaggaaggaagagaacatGAGAGGAGCCTCAAGATCCTTCATGATTTTACAGATACA GTTAttgcagaaaaagctgcagaacttgaaaaaaacaagcaaacaaaatgtgaTACTGACAGCAACTGTGAAGAAAGTGActccaaaaagagaaaagctttcctGGACATGCTGCTGTGCGCAACAGATGacgaggggaaaaaaatgagctaCAGGGACATTCGTGAGGAAGTGGATACTTTCATGTTTGAG GGCCATGATACAACAGCAGCTGCCATGAATTGGGTACTGTACTTACTTGGACATAATCCTGAAGCCCAGAAGAAGGTTCACATAGAACTGGATGAGGTGTTTG GCAACAGTGAGCGTCCTGTTACAATGGACGATTTGAAGAAGCTTCGATACCTTGAGTGTGTTGTGAAAGAAGCCCTTCGGCTCTTCCCTTCTGTTCCCATGTTTGCCCGTACCTTGAGAGAGGATTGCTTCATTG ATGGATATCAGGTACCAAAAGGCACAAATGTTCTTGTCATAACTTATGCTCTGCATAGAGACCCTGAGATCTTCCCTGACCCGGAGGAGTTCAGACCTGAGCGATTCTTCCCTGAAAATTGCAAGGGAAGGCACCCGTATGCTTATGTGCCCTTCTCAGCTGGACCCAGGAACTGCATTG GTCAGCGTTTTGCACAAATAGAGGAGAAAACTCTTCTAGCCCTCATCCTGCGACGCTTTTGGGTGGACTCATGTCACACGCGAGAAGAGCTTCATATAGCTGGAGAACTGATTCTCCGTCCAAATACGGGCATCTGGGTTAAGCTGAAGAGGAGACAGAACACTGAATCAGAATGA
- the LOC127384477 gene encoding coagulation factor XI-like isoform X1 — MFRMIWIYQTFYLIFFLASVYSECVTQIYENTYFQGGDVTTVFTPSANYCQVVCTYHPTCLLFTYLPGAWTKDPAKRFSCYLKDSDTEMLPKVEMEGAISGHSLKQCDIQISACSPNVHIGLDMEGEIYDVTMADSYQQCQKRCTNDNHCHFFTYASETFHNASFRKKCFLKHTNVGTPTSINLLDEVVSGFSLKPCQLSETDCQTDIFEGQEFSGMNITSFFTPDISVCQTICTYFPKCLFFTFFTKEWQIESQRNLCLLKTSTTGIPEALVSQENAVSGFGLLNCRRSFPACNSRTYMHMNFLGDELNVTYTKGHRACQQLCTDVIRCQFFTYFPLQDSCNEERKCECHLRMSPNGSPVEIAHGPGTISGYSLRLCKKKASTVCMQHSARTVRIVGGTDSSPGEWPWQVSLHVKLSRQRHLCGGSIISNHWILTAAHCVMSLENPNIWRVYAGILKQTEINEDTPFFKVEEIIVHPQYKYAQTGYDIALMKLDKPMNFTDLQLPICLPPKEDTNILYADCWVTGWGYRKEKGRVEDILQKATVPLMSKEECQARYLKRRIGDKVICAGYDEGGRDACKGDSGGPLSCKHEELWYLVGITSWGEGCARPRQPGVYTKVAEYSDWILEKTT, encoded by the exons ATGTTCAG gatgaTTTGGATTTATCAGactttttatttgattttcttccttgcttctgtTTACAGTG AATGTGTGACTCAGATCTATGAAAACACTTACTTCCAAGGAGGAGACGTCACCACAGTTTTCACACCGAGTGCCAATTACTGCCAGGTAGTGTGCACTTACCATCCTACCTGTCTGCTCTTCACCTATTTGCCAGGGGCGTGGACTAAAGATCCTGCAAAAAG gttTTCCTGCTACTTAAAAGACAGTGATACAGAAATGCTGCCAAAAGTGGAGATGGAAGGAGCTATCTCTGGACATTCCTTAAAACAGTGTGACATCCAAATTAGTG cttgcAGCCCAAATGTCCACATAGGACTGGATATGGAAGGAGAAATTTATGATGTTACTATGGCTGACAGCTATCAACAGTGCCAGAAAAGATGTACCAATGACAACCATTGCCATTTTTTTACATATGCCTCAGAAACCTTTCACAATGCAAGCTTTCG taaaaaatgcttcttgaaGCATACCAATGTAGGAACTCCAACTAGCATAAACTTGCTTGATGAGGTTGTGTCTGGATTCTCTTTAAAGCCATGCCAGCTTTCTGAAACAG ATTGTCAAACGGACATTTTTGAAGGTCAAGAATTTTCAGGAATGAACATTACAAGTTTTTTCACTCCTGATATCTCTGTCTGCCAAACTATTTGTACGTATTTTCCAAAGTGCTTGTTCTTCACATTCTTTACCAAGGAGTGGCAAATAGAATCCCAAAG aAATCTTTGCCTTCTGAAAACATCAACAACTGGGATACCAGAGGCACTTGTATCACAAGAAAATGCTGTATCAGGCTTTGGTCTCCTAAATTGCAGAAGATCCTTTCCAG CCTGCAATTCTCGCACTTACATGCACATGAATTTTTTGGGAGATGAACTCAATGTCACTTACACTAAAGGACACAGAGCCTGTCAGCAGCTTTGCACAGACGTGATCCGCTGCCAGTTTTTTACCTACTTTCCCCTCCAAGATTCATGCAATGAGGAAAG AAAGTGTGAGTGCCACCTCAGAATGTCCCCAAATGGATCTCCAGTGGAAATAGCACATGGGCCAGGAACGATCTCTGGATACTCACTAagattatgtaaaaaaaaagccagtacTG tgTGTATGCAGCATTCTGCAAGAACTGTTAGGATTGTTGGAGGGACAGACTCTTCTCCTGGTGAATGGCCATGGCAGGTCAGCTTGCATGTGAAGTTGTCGCGTCAGAGACATCTCTGCGGGGGCTCTATCATCAGCAACCACTGGATTCTTACAGCTGCTCACTGCGTCATGAG TCTTGAGAATCCCAACATTTGGCGTGTTTATgctggtattttaaaacaaacagaaataaatgaggATACACCCTTCTTCAAAGTGGAAGAGATTATTGTTCACCCTCAGTATAAATACGCACAGACTGGATATGACATTGCTTTAATGAAACTTGATAAGCCTATGAATTTCACTG ATCTTCAACTACCCATTTGCCTGCCACCAAAAGAAGATACTAACATACTTTATGCTGACTGTTGGGTAACTGGATGGggttacagaaaggaaaaag GTCGTGTAGAAGATATTCTTCAGAAGGCTACTGTTCCTCTCATGTCAAAAGAGGAATGCCAGGCAAGGTACCTGAAGCGCAGAATAGGTGACAAAGTGATCTGTGCTGGTTATGATGAAGGTGGAAGGGATGCTTGTAAG
- the LOC127384477 gene encoding coagulation factor XI-like isoform X3: MFRMIWIYQTFYLIFFLASVYSECVTQIYENTYFQGGDVTTVFTPSANYCQVVCTYHPTCLLFTYLPGAWTKDPAKRFSCYLKDSDTEMLPKVEMEGAISGHSLKQCDIQISACSPNVHIGLDMEGEIYDVTMADSYQQCQKRCTNDNHCHFFTYASETFHNASFRKKCFLKHTNVGTPTSINLLDEVVSGFSLKPCQLSETDCQTDIFEGQEFSGMNITSFFTPDISVCQTICTYFPKCLFFTFFTKEWQIESQRNLCLLKTSTTGIPEALVSQENAVSGFGLLNCRRSFPACNSRTYMHMNFLGDELNVTYTKGHRACQQLCTDVIRCQFFTYFPLQDSCNEERKCECHLRMSPNGSPVEIAHGPGTISGYSLRLCKKKASTVCMQHSARTVRIVGGTDSSPGEWPWQVSLHVKLSRQRHLCGGSIISNHWILTAAHCVMSLENPNIWRVYAGILKQTEINEDTPFFKVEEIIVHPQYKYAQTGYDIALMKLDKPMNFTDLQLPICLPPKEDTNILYADCWVTGWGYRKEKGRFRRAVVMQA; this comes from the exons ATGTTCAG gatgaTTTGGATTTATCAGactttttatttgattttcttccttgcttctgtTTACAGTG AATGTGTGACTCAGATCTATGAAAACACTTACTTCCAAGGAGGAGACGTCACCACAGTTTTCACACCGAGTGCCAATTACTGCCAGGTAGTGTGCACTTACCATCCTACCTGTCTGCTCTTCACCTATTTGCCAGGGGCGTGGACTAAAGATCCTGCAAAAAG gttTTCCTGCTACTTAAAAGACAGTGATACAGAAATGCTGCCAAAAGTGGAGATGGAAGGAGCTATCTCTGGACATTCCTTAAAACAGTGTGACATCCAAATTAGTG cttgcAGCCCAAATGTCCACATAGGACTGGATATGGAAGGAGAAATTTATGATGTTACTATGGCTGACAGCTATCAACAGTGCCAGAAAAGATGTACCAATGACAACCATTGCCATTTTTTTACATATGCCTCAGAAACCTTTCACAATGCAAGCTTTCG taaaaaatgcttcttgaaGCATACCAATGTAGGAACTCCAACTAGCATAAACTTGCTTGATGAGGTTGTGTCTGGATTCTCTTTAAAGCCATGCCAGCTTTCTGAAACAG ATTGTCAAACGGACATTTTTGAAGGTCAAGAATTTTCAGGAATGAACATTACAAGTTTTTTCACTCCTGATATCTCTGTCTGCCAAACTATTTGTACGTATTTTCCAAAGTGCTTGTTCTTCACATTCTTTACCAAGGAGTGGCAAATAGAATCCCAAAG aAATCTTTGCCTTCTGAAAACATCAACAACTGGGATACCAGAGGCACTTGTATCACAAGAAAATGCTGTATCAGGCTTTGGTCTCCTAAATTGCAGAAGATCCTTTCCAG CCTGCAATTCTCGCACTTACATGCACATGAATTTTTTGGGAGATGAACTCAATGTCACTTACACTAAAGGACACAGAGCCTGTCAGCAGCTTTGCACAGACGTGATCCGCTGCCAGTTTTTTACCTACTTTCCCCTCCAAGATTCATGCAATGAGGAAAG AAAGTGTGAGTGCCACCTCAGAATGTCCCCAAATGGATCTCCAGTGGAAATAGCACATGGGCCAGGAACGATCTCTGGATACTCACTAagattatgtaaaaaaaaagccagtacTG tgTGTATGCAGCATTCTGCAAGAACTGTTAGGATTGTTGGAGGGACAGACTCTTCTCCTGGTGAATGGCCATGGCAGGTCAGCTTGCATGTGAAGTTGTCGCGTCAGAGACATCTCTGCGGGGGCTCTATCATCAGCAACCACTGGATTCTTACAGCTGCTCACTGCGTCATGAG TCTTGAGAATCCCAACATTTGGCGTGTTTATgctggtattttaaaacaaacagaaataaatgaggATACACCCTTCTTCAAAGTGGAAGAGATTATTGTTCACCCTCAGTATAAATACGCACAGACTGGATATGACATTGCTTTAATGAAACTTGATAAGCCTATGAATTTCACTG ATCTTCAACTACCCATTTGCCTGCCACCAAAAGAAGATACTAACATACTTTATGCTGACTGTTGGGTAACTGGATGGggttacagaaaggaaaaag
- the LOC127384477 gene encoding coagulation factor XI-like isoform X7, which translates to MFRMIWIYQTFYLIFFLASVYSECVTQIYENTYFQGGDVTTVFTPSANYCQVVCTYHPTCLLFTYLPGAWTKDPAKRFSCYLKDSDTEMLPKVEMEGAISGHSLKQCDIQISACSPNVHIGLDMEGEIYDVTMADSYQQCQKRCTNDNHCHFFTYASETFHNASFRKKCFLKHTNVGTPTSINLLDEVVSGFSLKPCQLSETDCQTDIFEGQEFSGMNITSFFTPDISVCQTI; encoded by the exons ATGTTCAG gatgaTTTGGATTTATCAGactttttatttgattttcttccttgcttctgtTTACAGTG AATGTGTGACTCAGATCTATGAAAACACTTACTTCCAAGGAGGAGACGTCACCACAGTTTTCACACCGAGTGCCAATTACTGCCAGGTAGTGTGCACTTACCATCCTACCTGTCTGCTCTTCACCTATTTGCCAGGGGCGTGGACTAAAGATCCTGCAAAAAG gttTTCCTGCTACTTAAAAGACAGTGATACAGAAATGCTGCCAAAAGTGGAGATGGAAGGAGCTATCTCTGGACATTCCTTAAAACAGTGTGACATCCAAATTAGTG cttgcAGCCCAAATGTCCACATAGGACTGGATATGGAAGGAGAAATTTATGATGTTACTATGGCTGACAGCTATCAACAGTGCCAGAAAAGATGTACCAATGACAACCATTGCCATTTTTTTACATATGCCTCAGAAACCTTTCACAATGCAAGCTTTCG taaaaaatgcttcttgaaGCATACCAATGTAGGAACTCCAACTAGCATAAACTTGCTTGATGAGGTTGTGTCTGGATTCTCTTTAAAGCCATGCCAGCTTTCTGAAACAG ATTGTCAAACGGACATTTTTGAAGGTCAAGAATTTTCAGGAATGAACATTACAAGTTTTTTCACTCCTGATATCTCTGTCTGCCAAACTATTT aA
- the LOC127384477 gene encoding plasma kallikrein-like isoform X5: MFRMIWIYQTFYLIFFLASVYSECVTQIYENTYFQGGDVTTVFTPSANYCQVVCTYHPTCLLFTYLPGAWTKDPAKRFSCYLKDSDTEMLPKVEMEGAISGHSLKQCDIQISACSPNVHIGLDMEGEIYDVTMADSYQQCQKRCTNDNHCHFFTYASETFHNASFRKKCFLKHTNVGTPTSINLLDEVVSGFSLKPCQLSETDCQTDIFEGQEFSGMNITSFFTPDISVCQTICTYFPKCLFFTFFTKEWQIESQRNLCLLKTSTTGIPEALVSQENAVSGFGLLNCRRSFPACNSRTYMHMNFLGDELNVTYTKGHRACQQLCTDVIRCQFFTYFPLQDSCNEERKCECHLRMSPNGSPVEIAHGPGTISGYSLRLCKKKASTVCMQHSARTVRIVGGTDSSPGEWPWQVSLHVKLSRQRHLCGGSIISNHWILTAAHCVMR; this comes from the exons ATGTTCAG gatgaTTTGGATTTATCAGactttttatttgattttcttccttgcttctgtTTACAGTG AATGTGTGACTCAGATCTATGAAAACACTTACTTCCAAGGAGGAGACGTCACCACAGTTTTCACACCGAGTGCCAATTACTGCCAGGTAGTGTGCACTTACCATCCTACCTGTCTGCTCTTCACCTATTTGCCAGGGGCGTGGACTAAAGATCCTGCAAAAAG gttTTCCTGCTACTTAAAAGACAGTGATACAGAAATGCTGCCAAAAGTGGAGATGGAAGGAGCTATCTCTGGACATTCCTTAAAACAGTGTGACATCCAAATTAGTG cttgcAGCCCAAATGTCCACATAGGACTGGATATGGAAGGAGAAATTTATGATGTTACTATGGCTGACAGCTATCAACAGTGCCAGAAAAGATGTACCAATGACAACCATTGCCATTTTTTTACATATGCCTCAGAAACCTTTCACAATGCAAGCTTTCG taaaaaatgcttcttgaaGCATACCAATGTAGGAACTCCAACTAGCATAAACTTGCTTGATGAGGTTGTGTCTGGATTCTCTTTAAAGCCATGCCAGCTTTCTGAAACAG ATTGTCAAACGGACATTTTTGAAGGTCAAGAATTTTCAGGAATGAACATTACAAGTTTTTTCACTCCTGATATCTCTGTCTGCCAAACTATTTGTACGTATTTTCCAAAGTGCTTGTTCTTCACATTCTTTACCAAGGAGTGGCAAATAGAATCCCAAAG aAATCTTTGCCTTCTGAAAACATCAACAACTGGGATACCAGAGGCACTTGTATCACAAGAAAATGCTGTATCAGGCTTTGGTCTCCTAAATTGCAGAAGATCCTTTCCAG CCTGCAATTCTCGCACTTACATGCACATGAATTTTTTGGGAGATGAACTCAATGTCACTTACACTAAAGGACACAGAGCCTGTCAGCAGCTTTGCACAGACGTGATCCGCTGCCAGTTTTTTACCTACTTTCCCCTCCAAGATTCATGCAATGAGGAAAG AAAGTGTGAGTGCCACCTCAGAATGTCCCCAAATGGATCTCCAGTGGAAATAGCACATGGGCCAGGAACGATCTCTGGATACTCACTAagattatgtaaaaaaaaagccagtacTG tgTGTATGCAGCATTCTGCAAGAACTGTTAGGATTGTTGGAGGGACAGACTCTTCTCCTGGTGAATGGCCATGGCAGGTCAGCTTGCATGTGAAGTTGTCGCGTCAGAGACATCTCTGCGGGGGCTCTATCATCAGCAACCACTGGATTCTTACAGCTGCTCACTGCGTCATGAG ATGA
- the LOC127384477 gene encoding coagulation factor XI-like isoform X6, with translation MFRMIWIYQTFYLIFFLASVYSECVTQIYENTYFQGGDVTTVFTPSANYCQVVCTYHPTCLLFTYLPGAWTKDPAKRFSCYLKDSDTEMLPKVEMEGAISGHSLKQCDIQISACSPNVHIGLDMEGEIYDVTMADSYQQCQKRCTNDNHCHFFTYASETFHNASFRKKCFLKHTNVGTPTSINLLDEVVSGFSLKPCQLSETDCQTDIFEGQEFSGMNITSFFTPDISVCQTICTYFPKCLFFTFFTKEWQIESQRNLCLLKTSTTGIPEALVSQENAVSGFGLLNCRRSFPACNSRTYMHMNFLGDELNVTYTKGHRACQQLCTDVIRCQFFTYFPLQDSCNEERKCECHLRMSPNGSPVEIAHGPGTISGYSLRLCKKKASTGFSSILIFVCHW, from the exons ATGTTCAG gatgaTTTGGATTTATCAGactttttatttgattttcttccttgcttctgtTTACAGTG AATGTGTGACTCAGATCTATGAAAACACTTACTTCCAAGGAGGAGACGTCACCACAGTTTTCACACCGAGTGCCAATTACTGCCAGGTAGTGTGCACTTACCATCCTACCTGTCTGCTCTTCACCTATTTGCCAGGGGCGTGGACTAAAGATCCTGCAAAAAG gttTTCCTGCTACTTAAAAGACAGTGATACAGAAATGCTGCCAAAAGTGGAGATGGAAGGAGCTATCTCTGGACATTCCTTAAAACAGTGTGACATCCAAATTAGTG cttgcAGCCCAAATGTCCACATAGGACTGGATATGGAAGGAGAAATTTATGATGTTACTATGGCTGACAGCTATCAACAGTGCCAGAAAAGATGTACCAATGACAACCATTGCCATTTTTTTACATATGCCTCAGAAACCTTTCACAATGCAAGCTTTCG taaaaaatgcttcttgaaGCATACCAATGTAGGAACTCCAACTAGCATAAACTTGCTTGATGAGGTTGTGTCTGGATTCTCTTTAAAGCCATGCCAGCTTTCTGAAACAG ATTGTCAAACGGACATTTTTGAAGGTCAAGAATTTTCAGGAATGAACATTACAAGTTTTTTCACTCCTGATATCTCTGTCTGCCAAACTATTTGTACGTATTTTCCAAAGTGCTTGTTCTTCACATTCTTTACCAAGGAGTGGCAAATAGAATCCCAAAG aAATCTTTGCCTTCTGAAAACATCAACAACTGGGATACCAGAGGCACTTGTATCACAAGAAAATGCTGTATCAGGCTTTGGTCTCCTAAATTGCAGAAGATCCTTTCCAG CCTGCAATTCTCGCACTTACATGCACATGAATTTTTTGGGAGATGAACTCAATGTCACTTACACTAAAGGACACAGAGCCTGTCAGCAGCTTTGCACAGACGTGATCCGCTGCCAGTTTTTTACCTACTTTCCCCTCCAAGATTCATGCAATGAGGAAAG AAAGTGTGAGTGCCACCTCAGAATGTCCCCAAATGGATCTCCAGTGGAAATAGCACATGGGCCAGGAACGATCTCTGGATACTCACTAagattatgtaaaaaaaaagccagtacTG GCTTCAGCAGTATTCTCATCTTCGTTTGTCATTGGTGA
- the LOC127384477 gene encoding plasma kallikrein-like isoform X2, which translates to MKTLTSKEETSPQFSHRVPITARFSCYLKDSDTEMLPKVEMEGAISGHSLKQCDIQISACSPNVHIGLDMEGEIYDVTMADSYQQCQKRCTNDNHCHFFTYASETFHNASFRKKCFLKHTNVGTPTSINLLDEVVSGFSLKPCQLSETDCQTDIFEGQEFSGMNITSFFTPDISVCQTICTYFPKCLFFTFFTKEWQIESQRNLCLLKTSTTGIPEALVSQENAVSGFGLLNCRRSFPACNSRTYMHMNFLGDELNVTYTKGHRACQQLCTDVIRCQFFTYFPLQDSCNEERKCECHLRMSPNGSPVEIAHGPGTISGYSLRLCKKKASTVCMQHSARTVRIVGGTDSSPGEWPWQVSLHVKLSRQRHLCGGSIISNHWILTAAHCVMSLENPNIWRVYAGILKQTEINEDTPFFKVEEIIVHPQYKYAQTGYDIALMKLDKPMNFTDLQLPICLPPKEDTNILYADCWVTGWGYRKEKGRVEDILQKATVPLMSKEECQARYLKRRIGDKVICAGYDEGGRDACKGDSGGPLSCKHEELWYLVGITSWGEGCARPRQPGVYTKVAEYSDWILEKTT; encoded by the exons ATGAAAACACTTACTTCCAAGGAGGAGACGTCACCACAGTTTTCACACCGAGTGCCAATTACTGCCAG gttTTCCTGCTACTTAAAAGACAGTGATACAGAAATGCTGCCAAAAGTGGAGATGGAAGGAGCTATCTCTGGACATTCCTTAAAACAGTGTGACATCCAAATTAGTG cttgcAGCCCAAATGTCCACATAGGACTGGATATGGAAGGAGAAATTTATGATGTTACTATGGCTGACAGCTATCAACAGTGCCAGAAAAGATGTACCAATGACAACCATTGCCATTTTTTTACATATGCCTCAGAAACCTTTCACAATGCAAGCTTTCG taaaaaatgcttcttgaaGCATACCAATGTAGGAACTCCAACTAGCATAAACTTGCTTGATGAGGTTGTGTCTGGATTCTCTTTAAAGCCATGCCAGCTTTCTGAAACAG ATTGTCAAACGGACATTTTTGAAGGTCAAGAATTTTCAGGAATGAACATTACAAGTTTTTTCACTCCTGATATCTCTGTCTGCCAAACTATTTGTACGTATTTTCCAAAGTGCTTGTTCTTCACATTCTTTACCAAGGAGTGGCAAATAGAATCCCAAAG aAATCTTTGCCTTCTGAAAACATCAACAACTGGGATACCAGAGGCACTTGTATCACAAGAAAATGCTGTATCAGGCTTTGGTCTCCTAAATTGCAGAAGATCCTTTCCAG CCTGCAATTCTCGCACTTACATGCACATGAATTTTTTGGGAGATGAACTCAATGTCACTTACACTAAAGGACACAGAGCCTGTCAGCAGCTTTGCACAGACGTGATCCGCTGCCAGTTTTTTACCTACTTTCCCCTCCAAGATTCATGCAATGAGGAAAG AAAGTGTGAGTGCCACCTCAGAATGTCCCCAAATGGATCTCCAGTGGAAATAGCACATGGGCCAGGAACGATCTCTGGATACTCACTAagattatgtaaaaaaaaagccagtacTG tgTGTATGCAGCATTCTGCAAGAACTGTTAGGATTGTTGGAGGGACAGACTCTTCTCCTGGTGAATGGCCATGGCAGGTCAGCTTGCATGTGAAGTTGTCGCGTCAGAGACATCTCTGCGGGGGCTCTATCATCAGCAACCACTGGATTCTTACAGCTGCTCACTGCGTCATGAG TCTTGAGAATCCCAACATTTGGCGTGTTTATgctggtattttaaaacaaacagaaataaatgaggATACACCCTTCTTCAAAGTGGAAGAGATTATTGTTCACCCTCAGTATAAATACGCACAGACTGGATATGACATTGCTTTAATGAAACTTGATAAGCCTATGAATTTCACTG ATCTTCAACTACCCATTTGCCTGCCACCAAAAGAAGATACTAACATACTTTATGCTGACTGTTGGGTAACTGGATGGggttacagaaaggaaaaag GTCGTGTAGAAGATATTCTTCAGAAGGCTACTGTTCCTCTCATGTCAAAAGAGGAATGCCAGGCAAGGTACCTGAAGCGCAGAATAGGTGACAAAGTGATCTGTGCTGGTTATGATGAAGGTGGAAGGGATGCTTGTAAG